The following are encoded together in the Osmia lignaria lignaria isolate PbOS001 chromosome 13, iyOsmLign1, whole genome shotgun sequence genome:
- the LOC117602347 gene encoding uncharacterized protein LOC117602347, which produces MQRKNFLFERSDLDQPTSTVLFKKWEFEKEEFSTSSTNLLSQFNLSRTLGENTNILPFYTTPPMEMKIASMPKAPIKQKKLPRKGDLKPKKLQYSDEESEVSTAVDSGINFESIHSNNTLFSKQHTAKYNRFDSSQKCTRRLRPMLDKIKGQANDKENDKNIVNHRSTNTLNSRNNLGQTSSVVFNSNTEMFSDHNDNYDWKDKLYWLQPQRDIGLWIQCCRKECHKFRYVDNYHDPTDVLKKWFCEMNSDKSIASCSIPEQPISPADKSDLIENTYNAGSIVWAHVSGFPWWPGIVNDNPDTFAYYELQKKSIKPVRYYVTFFNEEQLDAAWVHKKNIKPLASHKYSQVIKKTKYFGIEYEQPLKKAYQTALNALPLSILQRLRKYSFLAQYEKFYDTNNNVNRPITQTSEMEIVENSDDERQHSNSNKHITLKEFYLSTRKNQISKQFLS; this is translated from the exons ATGCAGCGtaaaaattttctgtttgaaCGATCGGATTTGGATCAGCCAACTTCCACGGTATTGTTCAAAAAATGGGAAttcgaaaaagaagaattttccaCCTCGTCGACAAATTTGTTGTCACAG TTCAATTTATCTCGTACGCTTGGTGAGAACACGAATATCTTGCCTTTTTATACAACGCCACCGATGGAAATGAAAATTGCATCAATGCCAAAAGCGCCGATCAAACAGAAAAAGCTTCCTCGAAAGGGAGATTTAAAGCCAAAAAAGTTACAGTATTCAGACGAAGAATCAGAAGTTTCTACCGCCGTGGATAGCGGTATAAACTTCGAGTCCATACACTCAAACAACACACTATTCTCCAAACAACATACCGCGAAATACAATAGATTTGATTCTTCTCAAAAATGTACACGCAGATTGCGGCCTATGTTAGATAAAATTAAGGGGCAAGCGAACGATaaagaaaacgataaaaatattgtaaatcatAGATCTACAAATACACTAAACAGCAGAAATAATTTAGGACAAACGTCATCCGTAG TATTTAATTCAAATACTGAAATGTTTTCTGATCATAATGATAATTATGACTGGAAAGACAAACTATATTGGCTACAACCCCAAAGAGATATTGGTCTATGGATCCAGTGCTGTAGAAAGGAATGTCACAAGTTTAGATACGTTGATAACTACCATGATCCAACAGATGTACTCAAAAAATGGTTCTGTGAAATGAATTCTG ACAAGTCAATAGCATCTTGCAGTATACCAGAACAACCTATATCACCTGCTGATAAATCTGATTTGATTGAAAATACTTATAATGCAGGTAGCATTGTTTGGGCACATGTTTCTGGTTTTCCTTGGTGGCCTGGAATAGTTAATGATAACCCTGACACATTCGCATACTATGAATTAcagaaaaaatcaattaaaccT GTAAGATATTATGTTACATTTTTTAACGAAGAACAGCTTGATGCTGCTTGGgttcataaaaaaaatattaaaccaTTAGCATCACATAAATATAGTCAAGTTATTAAAAAG ACAAAGTATTTTGGAATAGAATATGAACAACCTTTAAAAAAAGCATATCAAACAGCTTTAAATGCTCTTCCATTATCAATTCTACAGAGACTGAGAAAATATAGTTTCCTGGCacaatatgaaaaattttatgacacaaataataatgttaataGACCTATTACCCAAACCTCTGAAATGGAAATAGTAGAAAATTCAGATGATGAGAGACAACATTCAAATTCGAATAAACACATTACATTAAAGGAGTTTTATTTAAGCACACGTAAAAACCAAATTTCAAAACAATTTCTgtcataa